Proteins from a genomic interval of Fusarium oxysporum Fo47 chromosome I, complete sequence:
- a CDS encoding uncharacterized protein (expressed protein), with protein sequence MAIYAVSARFASPDVLGGLASSKSFAQFAMSLNQGSDLTMDELKASLLLYVYEMSETVRWDTVAEIARITRMAELYYALHFDSRPGEPSKASTFDDGMSLRSQEREISSGLAAEEWNSVWWCIYSLDTSCSAVASFSNPITDNLQAKMALPATSVSEFTNPSLCDQESSEDGSQFMIPSAGAKHWETMSMIFSKASCRNRNLYFGTCSLMRAVTDLRSLMVRSGGRDIQKRLHELESDCTATSFALPPWFFNATRNFGVAETDEEHQRRLDVLLVWSGANVLLSICAAKISTQSACSELQVSWLTILSKAKETVRIIQNWKPGYFKAIDPMCSYLILLSASVLAFDGELGSTNTSTTSQSSEHLDLFQLFLNQMGINWPVACRLANTLKLLRAKLSRQKPVHEDAINYLIDLTSPLNGTLICPDKNVVDKQSPLAEEASSFLFPAFTASAAPEDLTAHSNGRSPNNVDYQLQNYQWLDEFDFARLDDVTAGMDPQICFEQF encoded by the exons TGGCCATCTATGCTGTATCAGCTCGATTTGCAAGCCCGGACGTCCTCGGAGGCCTGGCGTCGTCCAAATCATTTGCTCAGTTTGCCATGAGCCTCAATCAAGGCTCTGATCTCACCATGGATGAACTCAAGGCATCTCTCCTGCTCTATGTTTACGAAATGTCCGAGACTGTGAGATGGGATACAGTGGCGGAAATCGCGAGGATCACCCGCATGGCAGAACTCTACTATGCTCTTCACTTCGATAGTAGACCCGGCGAGCCGAGTAAGGCCAGTACCTTTGACGACGGGATGAGCTTGCGGAGCCAAGAGAGGGAAATCAGCTCAGgtcttgctgctgaggaaTGGAACAGCGTATGGTGGTGCATCTACTCGCTTGACACGAGCTGCAGTGCTGTTGC ATCATTCTCCAATCCCATTACCGACAACCTACAAGCAAAGATGGCACTGCCGGCAACATCGGTTTCCGAGTTCACGAATCCATCCCTCTGTGACCAAGAATCATCTGAAGATGGGTCACAGTTTATGATTCCCTCAGCCGGGGCGAAGCACTGGGAGACCATGAGCATGATATTCTCCAAGGCTTCGTGCCGCAATCGGAACCTATATTTCGGTACATGTTCACTGATGCGAGCAGTTACCGACCTCCGATCTCTCATGGTACGGAGCGGTGGCCGTGACATACAGAAGCGGCTACACGAGCTCGAGAGCGACTGCACAGCAACGTCTTTTGCACTCCCTCCGTGGTTTTTCAATGCAACCCGTAACTTTGGCGTTGCCGAAACAGACGAGGAGCATCAGCGTCGGCTAGACGTGCTTCTTGTTTGGTCAGG GGCAAACGTGTTGCTGTCCATTTGTGCGGCAAAGATCAGTACCCAGAGTGCTTGCTCGGAGCTCCAAGTCTCATGGCTCACAATCCTATCCAAGGCGAAAGAGACGGTCCGGATAATTCAGAACTGGAAGCCTGGTTATTTCAAAGCCATAGATCCCATGTGCTCGTACCTGATACTCCTTTCCGCATCCGTCCTCGCTTTTGACGGCGAGCTGGGCTCTACAAACACATCGACAACATCTCAGTCGAGTGAACACCTCGACCTTTTTCAGTTGTTCCTGAATCAGATGGGAATCAACTGGCCAGTAG CATGCCGTCTGGCAA ATACTTTGAAGTTATTGCGGGCCAAATTGTCGAGGCAGAAGCCAGTACACGAAGACGCCATCAATTACCTCATCGACCTCACCAGCCCCCTAAATGGAACCCTCATATGTCCTGACAAGAATGTTGTCGATAAGCAATCGCCGCTCGCAGAGGAAGCCTCGTCATTCCTCTTTCCAGCGTTCACTGCCTCTGCTGCCCCAGAGGACTTGACCGCGCATTCCAACGGAAGGTCGCCAAACAATGTTGACTACCAACTTCAGAACTATCAGTGGCTCGACGAGTTTGACTTTGCAAGGTTGGACGACGTTACTGCGGGAATGGATCCGCAGATATGTTTCGAGCAGTTCTGA